One part of the Arabidopsis thaliana chromosome 4, partial sequence genome encodes these proteins:
- a CDS encoding Ribosomal protein L6 family, with product MKTILSSETMDIPDGVAIKVNAKVIEVEGPRGKLTRDFKHLNLDFQLIKDQVTGKRQLKIDSWFGSRKTSASIRTALSHVDNLIAGVTQGFLYRMRFVYAHFPINASIDGNNKSIEIRNFLGEKKVRKVEMLDGVKIVRSEKVKDEIILEGNDIELVSRSCALINQVLSLLVVLF from the exons ATGAAGACCATTTTGTCCTCGGAGACTATGGACATCCCCGACGGCGTCGCCATTAAGGTAAACGCCAAGGTGATTGAGGTCGAAGGTCCACGAGGTAAACTCACTCGTGACTTCAAGCATCTGAATCTCGATTTCCAGTTGATTAAAGACCAAGTCACTGGAAAACGTCAGCTTAAGATTGATTCTTGGTTTGGTTCTCGTAAGACAAGTGCTTCGATTAGAACTGCTTTAAGCCATGTTGATAATCTCATTGCTGGTGTTACTCAAGGTTTTCTTTATAGAATGAGATTTGTGTATGCTCATTTTCCTATCAATGCTTCTATTGATGGTAACAATAAGAGTATTGAGATTCGTAACTTCCTTGGTGAGAAGAAG GTGAGGAAGGTTGAGATGTTGGATGGTGTTAAGATTGTTCGATCTGAGAAGGTTAAGGATGAGATTATTCTTGAGGGAAATGATATTGAGCTTGTTTCACGGTCTTGTGCTTTGATCAATCAGGTACTTTCTTTGTTGGTTGTTCTGTTTTAA
- a CDS encoding S-adenosyl-L-methionine-dependent methyltransferases superfamily protein (S-adenosyl-L-methionine-dependent methyltransferases superfamily protein; CONTAINS InterPro DOMAIN/s: Protein of unknown function DUF248, methyltransferase putative (InterPro:IPR004159); BEST Arabidopsis thaliana protein match is: S-adenosyl-L-methionine-dependent methyltransferases superfamily protein (TAIR:AT1G33170.1); Has 1162 Blast hits to 1152 proteins in 127 species: Archae - 5; Bacteria - 186; Metazoa - 0; Fungi - 2; Plants - 957; Viruses - 0; Other Eukaryotes - 12 (source: NCBI BLink).) — MAKENSGHHHQTEARRKKLTLILGVSGLCILFYVLGAWQANTVPSSISKLGCETQSNPSSSSSSSSSSESAELDFKSHNQIELKETNQTIKYFEPCELSLSEYTPCEDRQRGRRFDRNMMKYRERHCPVKDELLYCLIPPPPNYKIPFKWPQSRDYAWYDNIPHKELSVEKAVQNWIQVEGDRFRFPGGGTMFPRGADAYIDDIARLIPLTDGGIRTAIDTGCGVASFGAYLLKRDIMAVSFAPRDTHEAQVQFALERGVPAIIGIMGSRRLPYPARAFDLAHCSRCLIPWFKNDGLYLMEVDRVLRPGGYWILSGPPINWKQYWRGWERTEEDLKKEQDSIEDVAKSLCWKKVTEKGDLSIWQKPLNHIECKKLKQNNKSPPICSSDNADSAWYKDLETCITPLPETNNPDDSAGGALEDWPDRAFAVPPRIIRGTIPEMNAEKFREDNEVWKERIAHYKKIVPELSHGRFRNIMDMNAFLGGFAASMLKYPSWVMNVVPVDAEKQTLGVIYERGLIGTYQDWCEGFSTYPRTYDMIHAGGLFSLYEHRCDLTLILLEMDRILRPEGTVVLRDNVETLNKVEKIVKGMKWKSQIVDHEKGPFNPEKILVAVKTYWTGQPSDKNNNNNNNNNN; from the exons ATGGCGAAAGAGAACAGTGGTCATCATCACCAaacagaagcaagaagaaagaaactaactTTGATTCTTGGTGTAAGTGGACTCTGCATTttgttctatgttttaggtGCATGGCAAGCCAATACCGTCCCATCTTCTATCTCGAAGCTCGGATGCGAGACGCAATCAAACCCTTCTTcgtcctcttcctcttcctcatcttcagaGTCAGCTGAACTAGATTTCAAAAGCCATAATCAGATTGAGTTAAAggaaacaaaccaaaccattaAGTACTTTGAACCATGTGAATTATCTCTCAGTGAGTACACTCCTTGTGAAGACcgacaaagaggaagaagattcgATAGGAACATGATGAAATATAGAGAAAGACATTGTCCTGTAAAAGATGAGCttctttattgtttgattCCTCCTCCACCAAACTACAAGATTCCATTTAAATGGCCACAAAGTAGAGACTATGCTTGGTATGACAATATCCCTCACAAGGAACTTAGTGTTGAGAAAGCAGTTCAAAACTGGATTCAAGTTGAAGGTGACCGCTTTAGATTCCCTGGTGGTGGTACTATGTTTCCTCGTGGAGCTGATGCTTATATCGATGATATTGCTAGGCTTATTCCTCTTACTGATGGTGGAATCAGAACAGCTATTGACACTGGATGTGGT GTTGCAAGTTTTGGTGCTTACCTCTTGAAGAGAGACATTATGGCTGTGTCTTTTGCTCCAAGAGACACTCATGAAGCTCAGGTACAGTTTGCTTTAGAACGCGGAGTTCCTGCGATAATCGGGATTATGGGATCAAGAAGACTTCCTTATCCAGCTAGAGCTTTTGATCTTGCTCATTGTTCTCGTTGTTTGATCCCTTGGTTTAAAAATG ATGGTTTGTACCTTATGGAGGTCGACCGGGTTTTAAGACCGGGCGGTTACTGGATCCTCTCGGGACCACCGATTAACTGGAAACAGTACTGGAGAGGGTGGGAGAGAACAGAGGAGGATTTGAAGAAAGAGCAAGATTCAATAGAAGATGTAGCAAAGAGTCTTTGCTGGAAGAAAGTAACTGAAAAAGGTGACTTATCAATTTGGCAAAAGCCTCTCAATCACATTGAGTGTAAAAAgctcaaacaaaacaataagtCACCTCCGATATGCAGCTCAGATAACGCGGATTCCGCTTG gtACAAAGACTTGGAAACTTGTATAACACCATTACCAGAAACAAACAATCCAGATGATTCAGCAGGCGGTGCACTCGAGGATTGGCCAGACCGAGCATTCGCGGTACCTCCAAGAATCATCAGAGGAACTATACCAGAAATGAACGCGGAGAAATTTAGAGAAGACAACGAGGTTTGGAAAGAGAGAATAGCACATTACAAGAAGATAGTCCCTGAGCTTTCACATGGAAGATTCAGGAACATTATGGACATGAACGCTTTTCTCGGCGGATTCGCTGCTTCCATGCTGAAATATCCCTCATGGGTCATGAACGTTGTCCCGGTCGATGCAGAGAAACAAACGTTAGGTGTGATCTACGAACGTGGATTGATAGGGACGTATCAAGATTGGTGTGAAGGATTCTCAACGTATCCAAGAACTTATGATATGATTCATGCAGGAGGATTGTTCAGCTTATACGAACATAG GTGTGATTTGACGTTGATATTGTTGGAGATGGATCGAATTTTGAGACCAGAAGGAACAGTTGTGTTGAGAGATAATGTGGAGACGTTGAATAAGGTAGAGAAGATAGTGAAGGGAATGAAGTGGAAGAGTCAAATTGTTGATCATGAGAAAGGTCCTTTTAATCCTGAGAAGATTCTTGTTGCTGTTAAAACTTATTGGACTGGTCAACCTTCtgacaagaacaacaacaacaacaacaacaacaacaactag
- the SCRL1 gene encoding SCR-like 1 (SCR-like 1 (SCRL1); INVOLVED IN: signal transduction; LOCATED IN: endomembrane system; CONTAINS InterPro DOMAIN/s: Plant self-incompatibility response (InterPro:IPR010682); BEST Arabidopsis thaliana protein match is: SCR-like 2 (TAIR:AT1G65113.1); Has 35333 Blast hits to 34131 proteins in 2444 species: Archae - 798; Bacteria - 22429; Metazoa - 974; Fungi - 991; Plants - 531; Viruses - 0; Other Eukaryotes - 9610 (source: NCBI BLink).) encodes MKYGVLFMVSCGVMFLILSHVEEVEAMKKFGCNTTHPFPGKCGNNGKSSWVSDMKKLPSAPKNRDIRCECSDRPSLARGMPGERVCRCDYDC; translated from the exons ATGAAATATGGAGTTTTGTTTATGGTTTCTTGTGGTGTCATGTTTCTAATTCTAAGCCATGTTGAAG AGGTTGAAGCCATGAAGAAGTTTGGGTGCAACACTACACACCCTTTTCCTGGAAAATGTGGAAATAATGGAAAGAGTTCTTGGGTAAGTGACATGAAAAAGCTTCCAAGCGCACCAAAAAATCGTGATATACGTTGCGAATGTTCTGACCGTCCAAGTTTAGCTAGGGGTATGCCTGGCGAGCGTGTATGTAGATGTGATTATGATTGTTAA
- a CDS encoding Ribosomal protein L6 family (Ribosomal protein L6 family; FUNCTIONS IN: structural constituent of ribosome, rRNA binding; INVOLVED IN: translation; LOCATED IN: cytosolic ribosome, cytosolic large ribosomal subunit, large ribosomal subunit; EXPRESSED IN: 23 plant structures; EXPRESSED DURING: 13 growth stages; CONTAINS InterPro DOMAIN/s: Ribosomal protein L6 (InterPro:IPR000702), Ribosomal protein L6, alpha-beta domain (InterPro:IPR020040), Ribosomal protein L6, conserved site-2 (InterPro:IPR002359); BEST Arabidopsis thaliana protein match is: Ribosomal protein L6 family (TAIR:AT1G33140.1); Has 2629 Blast hits to 2626 proteins in 920 species: Archae - 312; Bacteria - 1081; Metazoa - 421; Fungi - 181; Plants - 347; Viruses - 0; Other Eukaryotes - 287 (source: NCBI BLink).): MKTILSSETMDIPDGVAIKVNAKVIEVEGPRGKLTRDFKHLNLDFQLIKDQVTGKRQLKIDSWFGSRKTSASIRTALSHVDNLIAGVTQGFLYRMRFVYAHFPINASIDGNNKSIEIRNFLGEKKVRKVEMLDGVKIVRSEKVKDEIILEGNDIELVSRSCALINQKCHVKKKDIRKFLDGIYVSEKGKIAVEE, from the exons ATGAAGACCATTTTGTCCTCGGAGACTATGGACATCCCCGACGGCGTCGCCATTAAGGTAAACGCCAAGGTGATTGAGGTCGAAGGTCCACGAGGTAAACTCACTCGTGACTTCAAGCATCTGAATCTCGATTTCCAGTTGATTAAAGACCAAGTCACTGGAAAACGTCAGCTTAAGATTGATTCTTGGTTTGGTTCTCGTAAGACAAGTGCTTCGATTAGAACTGCTTTAAGCCATGTTGATAATCTCATTGCTGGTGTTACTCAAGGTTTTCTTTATAGAATGAGATTTGTGTATGCTCATTTTCCTATCAATGCTTCTATTGATGGTAACAATAAGAGTATTGAGATTCGTAACTTCCTTGGTGAGAAGAAG GTGAGGAAGGTTGAGATGTTGGATGGTGTTAAGATTGTTCGATCTGAGAAGGTTAAGGATGAGATTATTCTTGAGGGAAATGATATTGAGCTTGTTTCACGGTCTTGTGCTTTGATCAATCAG AAATGtcatgtgaagaagaaggatatcAGGAAGTTTCTTGATGGTATCTATGTGAGCGAGAAAGGCAAGATCGCAGTCGAGGAATGA